From a single Herbiconiux sp. SALV-R1 genomic region:
- a CDS encoding alpha/beta hydrolase yields the protein MTLNPLLRETLAGVVDWDDYERVLATLTEGYRPPPVTVEHRSVIGPGGLVALRLYRAEGAGERMPGLLWVHGGGFTGGSVDMPEADVVARELAHRAGALVVTVDYRLAGPGTLFPAPLDDVQAAWTWFVEHAEAVGADPRRLQLGGCSAGGNLAVAAARRQVDSGLASPAGLLIGYPTLHFPTPASVGLGAEELPEILRFTPEHNLSILQGYLGRIHDIPAEVMPGLGSVEGLPPTHLALSGVDELRASGELFARQLRSVGVDVVVDVAEGLPHGHLNIPPVPALPEIDRSLSLLAEALRAGAAA from the coding sequence ATGACACTGAACCCGCTCCTCCGTGAGACGCTGGCCGGGGTCGTCGACTGGGACGACTACGAACGCGTCCTCGCCACCCTCACCGAAGGCTACCGTCCTCCGCCCGTCACGGTGGAGCACCGATCCGTGATCGGCCCCGGCGGCCTCGTCGCCCTCCGGCTGTACCGTGCCGAGGGGGCCGGGGAACGGATGCCCGGTCTGCTGTGGGTGCACGGCGGCGGCTTCACCGGCGGCTCGGTCGACATGCCGGAGGCCGATGTCGTCGCCCGCGAGCTCGCCCACCGGGCGGGTGCTCTGGTGGTCACCGTCGACTACCGGCTCGCCGGCCCCGGCACGCTCTTCCCCGCCCCGCTCGACGACGTGCAGGCCGCGTGGACGTGGTTCGTCGAGCACGCCGAGGCCGTCGGGGCCGACCCTCGCCGGCTGCAGCTCGGCGGGTGCTCCGCCGGCGGGAACCTGGCGGTCGCCGCCGCCCGCCGCCAGGTCGACTCCGGGCTCGCGAGCCCGGCCGGGCTGCTGATCGGATACCCCACCCTGCACTTCCCGACACCGGCCAGCGTGGGGCTCGGGGCCGAGGAGCTGCCGGAGATCCTGCGGTTCACGCCCGAGCACAATCTGAGCATCCTGCAGGGCTATCTCGGCCGCATCCACGACATCCCGGCCGAGGTCATGCCCGGGCTCGGCTCGGTCGAGGGCCTCCCGCCCACCCATCTCGCGCTCAGCGGGGTCGACGAACTCCGGGCCTCCGGCGAGCTGTTCGCCCGGCAACTGCGATCCGTGGGCGTCGATGTCGTGGTCGACGTCGCGGAGGGGCTTCCGCACGGGCACCTGAACATCCCGCCCGTGCCCGCCCTGCCGGAGATCGACCGGAGCCTCTCCCTTCTCGCGGAGGCCCTCCGGGCGGGGGCGGCGGCATGA
- a CDS encoding alpha-L-rhamnosidase, translating into MSWTARFISPQDDSRAAPLFRREIELPTDHGEVASASLRLSAHGVCEASINGRPVSDELLTPGWTSYEWRTRFTEHDVTELVQGAAIAIGIRVGNGWYRGRLGWEGGRAFYGSRLAAIAELRIRFSDGHEHLVVTDSQWRTSTGETTDDDLYDGQRIDARRAQPGWDSAGFDDSGWEPAEEIASDTARLVASAVPPVRRLREVAPVSVGLGPSGRVIVDFGENLVGWVRVTATGAAGARITIRHAEVLEEGEPAMRPLRSARATDEYTLSGGLDVFEPTFTFHGFRYVEVEGWPGDDYTRLTAVVVGSDLHRIGRFACSDPDLTRLHENVVRSMQGNFLALPTDCPQRDERLGWTGDIAVFAPTAAFLFDAQAFLADWLRDLALEQRAHGGVVPYVVPDLFRHTGVPAALEPFDATAIWGDAAAWVPWALWQAYGDPEMLREAYPSMAAHARRVRSLLSADGVWHTGFQFGDWLDPTAPPDDPMAAAADPGVVATASAYRTARILADTAAVLGYPDDLVEFEALAASLRAAFRSVYVGSGTIRSDSVTVYALAIVFGLVAEEDLRWAGDRLSELVAAAGHRISTGFAGTPFVLDALTRTGHTDAAYTLLLQPECPSWLYSVRMGATTIWERWDSMLPDGTVNPGEMTSFNHYALGAVADWMHRSIGGLAPAEPGYRRILVEPRLDGRLGWAKASLETPLGRASVRWELEGEQSDRVRLAVVVPPGSSALVRLGGIERELPAGSHDLTLPRPVGR; encoded by the coding sequence ATGAGCTGGACGGCTCGGTTCATCTCGCCGCAGGACGACAGCCGGGCGGCGCCGCTGTTCCGGCGGGAGATCGAACTGCCGACGGATCACGGGGAGGTGGCGTCGGCGTCGCTCCGGCTGTCGGCGCACGGGGTCTGCGAGGCGAGCATCAACGGGAGGCCGGTCTCCGACGAGCTGCTCACCCCGGGGTGGACGAGCTACGAGTGGCGCACCCGCTTCACCGAGCACGACGTGACCGAGCTGGTGCAGGGCGCGGCGATCGCCATCGGCATCCGCGTGGGCAACGGCTGGTATCGCGGTCGCCTGGGCTGGGAGGGTGGGCGCGCGTTCTACGGGAGTCGGCTCGCCGCGATCGCCGAGCTGCGCATCCGCTTCTCCGACGGTCACGAGCACCTCGTCGTCACCGACTCGCAGTGGCGAACCTCGACCGGGGAGACCACCGACGACGATCTCTACGACGGTCAGCGCATCGACGCGCGGCGTGCGCAACCGGGCTGGGACTCGGCCGGCTTCGACGACTCGGGGTGGGAGCCGGCGGAGGAGATCGCCTCCGACACCGCGCGGCTCGTCGCTTCGGCGGTTCCGCCGGTGAGGCGACTCCGCGAGGTCGCGCCCGTCTCGGTCGGGCTCGGCCCGAGCGGGCGGGTGATCGTCGACTTCGGGGAGAACCTGGTTGGCTGGGTGCGGGTGACCGCCACCGGCGCGGCGGGTGCGCGCATCACCATCAGGCACGCCGAGGTGCTCGAGGAAGGCGAGCCGGCGATGAGGCCGCTGCGCTCCGCCCGCGCGACCGACGAGTACACGCTGAGCGGAGGCCTGGACGTCTTTGAGCCCACGTTCACCTTCCACGGCTTCCGCTACGTCGAGGTCGAGGGGTGGCCCGGCGACGACTACACGCGTCTCACCGCCGTCGTCGTCGGCTCCGACCTGCACCGCATCGGGCGGTTCGCCTGCTCCGACCCCGACCTCACCCGTCTGCACGAGAACGTGGTGCGGAGCATGCAGGGCAACTTCCTCGCCCTGCCCACCGACTGCCCGCAACGCGACGAGAGGCTCGGCTGGACCGGAGACATCGCCGTCTTCGCGCCGACGGCGGCGTTCCTGTTCGACGCGCAGGCGTTCCTCGCCGACTGGCTCCGCGACCTCGCCCTCGAGCAGCGGGCCCACGGTGGAGTCGTGCCCTACGTCGTACCCGACCTGTTCCGCCACACCGGAGTCCCTGCCGCCCTCGAGCCCTTCGACGCGACGGCGATCTGGGGCGATGCCGCCGCCTGGGTGCCGTGGGCACTGTGGCAGGCCTACGGCGACCCCGAGATGCTGCGCGAGGCCTACCCGTCGATGGCGGCGCACGCCCGCCGGGTGCGCTCGCTGCTCTCGGCCGACGGGGTGTGGCACACCGGGTTCCAGTTCGGTGACTGGCTCGACCCGACGGCGCCGCCCGACGACCCCATGGCGGCGGCGGCCGACCCCGGAGTTGTCGCGACGGCGTCGGCCTACCGCACCGCCCGCATCCTCGCCGACACCGCCGCCGTGCTCGGGTATCCCGACGACCTGGTGGAGTTCGAGGCGCTCGCCGCCTCGCTCCGCGCCGCATTCCGATCGGTGTACGTGGGTAGCGGAACGATCCGCAGCGACAGCGTCACGGTGTACGCGCTCGCGATCGTGTTCGGCCTCGTGGCGGAGGAGGACCTGCGCTGGGCGGGCGACCGCCTTTCCGAACTCGTGGCCGCCGCCGGTCACCGCATCTCGACCGGCTTCGCCGGCACCCCGTTCGTGCTCGACGCCCTCACCCGCACCGGGCACACGGACGCGGCGTACACCCTGCTCCTCCAGCCGGAGTGCCCGTCGTGGCTCTACTCGGTGCGGATGGGGGCGACGACGATCTGGGAGCGGTGGGACAGCATGCTCCCCGACGGCACCGTGAACCCCGGCGAGATGACGAGCTTCAACCACTACGCGCTCGGTGCCGTCGCCGACTGGATGCACCGGTCGATCGGCGGCCTGGCCCCCGCCGAACCCGGTTACCGACGCATTCTCGTCGAGCCGCGCCTCGACGGACGGCTCGGCTGGGCGAAGGCCTCCCTCGAGACGCCGCTCGGGCGCGCCTCGGTGCGCTGGGAGCTCGAGGGTGAGCAGAGCGACCGGGTGCGCCTCGCCGTGGTGGTGCCTCCGGGGTCGTCGGCGCTCGTCCGCCTCGGTGGGATCGAGCGCGAGCTGCCCGCCGGTTCCCACGATCTGACACTTCCCCGGCCGGTCGGGCGATGA
- a CDS encoding HAD hydrolase-like protein, with product MSVRPREPRHHPAPLAIFDLDGTLIDSGANILAGLRATFAEIGLPVPDDSELVHYIGPPVRHSFLARAGLDHAAAEEAGRLYGRISDEHFRDGVTVYSGVPEALDALAARGALLAIATSKPEPQALALLAEHGLLDRFALVVGFEPTGQRESKAAIISEVLRRADVDTDARGDTDGHRFVAVMVGDREHDLDGAEANGIASAWVAWGYGQAHEGAAATRIVPRVDELAEAVADLLGV from the coding sequence ATGAGCGTTCGACCTCGGGAACCCCGGCATCACCCCGCGCCGCTCGCGATCTTCGACCTCGACGGAACGCTCATCGACTCGGGCGCGAACATCCTCGCCGGCCTCCGCGCGACCTTCGCGGAGATCGGCCTGCCCGTGCCCGATGACTCCGAGCTCGTGCACTACATCGGGCCGCCCGTGCGCCACTCGTTCCTCGCGCGGGCCGGCCTCGACCACGCTGCCGCCGAGGAGGCCGGGCGACTCTACGGGCGCATCTCAGACGAGCACTTCCGCGACGGGGTGACGGTGTACTCGGGTGTTCCCGAAGCCCTGGATGCGCTGGCCGCGCGGGGTGCGCTGCTCGCCATCGCGACATCGAAGCCCGAACCTCAGGCCCTCGCCCTGCTCGCCGAGCACGGCCTGCTCGACCGATTCGCCCTGGTGGTGGGGTTCGAGCCGACCGGCCAGCGCGAATCGAAGGCGGCGATCATCAGCGAGGTGCTCCGGCGCGCCGACGTCGACACCGACGCCCGCGGCGACACCGACGGGCACCGGTTCGTCGCGGTGATGGTGGGCGATAGGGAGCACGACCTCGACGGCGCCGAGGCCAACGGCATCGCCTCGGCGTGGGTGGCGTGGGGCTACGGCCAGGCGCACGAGGGCGCCGCAGCGACACGCATCGTGCCGAGGGTCGATGAGCTCGCGGAAGCCGTCGCCGACCTGCTCGGCGTCTGA
- a CDS encoding ABC transporter substrate-binding protein has translation MKKKFIGLAAAGAMLLTLAGCAGGGDAGTAGSDGPKPVDELVVGFAQVGAESGWRTANTTDIQSAFKDAGIELKFSDAQQKQENQIKAIRSYIQQGVDVIAFSPVVETGWDAVLNEAKAANIPVVLTDRAVDSQDDSLYVSFLGSDFVEEGKKAGDWVVEEYKDSTDPVKIIQLEGTTGAAPAIDRAEGFADVIGGDDKFEIVASQTGDFTRAGGKQVTEALLKSNPDVDLIYAHNDDMALGAIEAIEAAGLKPGEDIKIVSVDAVKDGMQALADGKINFIVECSPLLGKQLVDIVEQINNGETPEKRIITEETTFDQEQATAALPDRQY, from the coding sequence ATGAAGAAGAAGTTCATCGGACTCGCGGCGGCCGGGGCCATGCTCCTCACCCTCGCGGGCTGCGCCGGCGGGGGAGACGCCGGCACCGCGGGCTCCGACGGCCCCAAGCCCGTCGACGAGCTCGTCGTCGGTTTCGCCCAGGTGGGCGCCGAGAGCGGCTGGCGCACCGCCAACACCACCGACATCCAGTCGGCGTTCAAAGACGCCGGCATCGAGCTCAAGTTCTCCGACGCGCAGCAGAAGCAGGAGAACCAGATCAAGGCCATCCGCTCCTACATCCAGCAAGGTGTCGACGTCATCGCGTTCTCGCCCGTCGTCGAGACCGGGTGGGACGCCGTGCTCAACGAGGCCAAGGCCGCGAACATCCCGGTGGTGCTCACCGACCGTGCCGTCGACTCGCAAGACGACTCGCTCTACGTCAGCTTCCTCGGCTCCGACTTCGTCGAAGAGGGCAAGAAGGCGGGCGACTGGGTGGTCGAGGAGTACAAGGACTCCACCGACCCGGTGAAGATCATCCAGCTCGAGGGCACCACGGGCGCCGCCCCCGCCATCGACCGCGCCGAGGGCTTCGCCGACGTCATCGGCGGCGACGACAAGTTCGAGATCGTCGCCAGCCAGACCGGCGACTTCACCCGCGCCGGCGGCAAGCAGGTCACCGAGGCGCTGCTGAAGTCGAACCCCGACGTCGACCTCATCTACGCCCACAACGACGACATGGCCCTCGGCGCCATCGAGGCGATCGAAGCGGCGGGCCTGAAGCCCGGCGAAGACATCAAGATCGTCAGCGTCGACGCGGTGAAAGACGGCATGCAGGCGCTCGCCGATGGCAAGATCAACTTCATCGTGGAGTGCTCGCCGCTGCTCGGCAAGCAGCTCGTCGACATCGTCGAGCAGATCAACAACGGTGAGACCCCCGAGAAGCGCATCATCACGGAGGAGACCACCTTCGACCAGGAGCAGGCCACGGCGGCCCTGCCCGACCGGCAGTACTAG
- a CDS encoding sugar ABC transporter ATP-binding protein, which yields MTAPVVEMTGISISFPGVKALDGVDFRMFPGEVHSLMGENGAGKSTIIKALTGVYQIDSGSIVVDGQPVSFSGPAAAQAAGIATVYQEVNLLPNLSVAENILLGREPRRFGSIDGRAMRRRAAVLLEGLGLDIEPGSLLGSHSLAVQQLVAIARAIDIDAKVLILDEPTSSLDADEVAELFRVIRSLRDSGVAILFVSHFLDQIYEITDRLTVLRNGRLVGEYLTEELLRIDLVQKMIGKELTVLDEIGRRSHTAEGVVEADRPADFVRAEGLGRKGAIEPFDLVIGEGEVVGLAGLLGSGRTELARILGGIDRSDSGRLEITGSGTKLRTPRQAIGRRIAYSSEDRRGEGIINELTVRDNIVLALQADRGWFRPIPKKRQEELAQSYIQALNIRPANADALVRNLSGGNQQKVLLARWLAIAPRLLILDEPTRGIDIGAKAEIQKLIYTLAENGMSVVFISAELEEVLRLSHRVAVLRDRRLVADIENDGITVDALLALIADGSVADDPVAGDSVADDATDAPPATAGKTTTPPLQTTGDPR from the coding sequence ATGACCGCACCCGTCGTCGAGATGACCGGAATCTCGATCTCGTTCCCCGGTGTGAAGGCGCTCGACGGCGTCGACTTCCGCATGTTCCCCGGCGAGGTGCACTCGCTCATGGGAGAGAACGGCGCCGGCAAGTCCACCATCATCAAGGCCCTCACGGGGGTGTACCAGATCGACAGCGGCTCCATCGTCGTCGACGGGCAGCCCGTGTCGTTCAGCGGGCCCGCCGCCGCGCAGGCCGCCGGCATCGCCACCGTGTATCAGGAGGTGAACCTGCTGCCGAACCTCTCGGTGGCCGAGAACATCCTGCTCGGGCGCGAGCCCCGCCGCTTCGGCTCGATCGACGGGCGCGCGATGCGCCGCCGGGCCGCGGTGCTGCTCGAGGGCCTCGGCCTCGACATCGAGCCCGGGTCGCTGCTCGGCTCGCACTCGCTCGCCGTGCAGCAGCTCGTGGCCATCGCCCGGGCCATCGACATCGACGCGAAGGTGCTCATTCTCGACGAGCCCACGTCGAGCCTCGACGCCGACGAGGTGGCCGAGCTGTTCCGGGTCATCCGCTCGCTCCGCGACTCCGGCGTCGCCATCCTCTTCGTCTCGCACTTCCTCGATCAGATCTACGAGATCACCGACCGGCTCACGGTGCTCCGCAACGGGCGACTGGTGGGGGAGTACCTCACCGAGGAACTGCTGCGCATCGACCTCGTGCAGAAGATGATCGGCAAGGAGCTCACCGTCCTCGACGAGATCGGGCGCCGCTCCCACACGGCGGAGGGCGTGGTGGAGGCCGACCGGCCCGCCGACTTCGTGCGCGCCGAGGGGTTGGGGCGGAAGGGCGCGATCGAACCGTTCGACCTCGTGATCGGGGAGGGCGAGGTCGTCGGCCTCGCCGGCCTCCTCGGCTCCGGGCGCACCGAGCTCGCGCGCATCCTCGGCGGCATCGACCGCTCCGACAGCGGGCGCCTCGAGATCACCGGCTCCGGCACGAAGCTGCGTACGCCTCGCCAGGCCATCGGCCGCCGCATCGCCTACTCCTCCGAAGACCGGCGCGGCGAGGGCATCATCAATGAGCTCACCGTGCGCGACAACATCGTGCTCGCACTGCAGGCCGACCGCGGCTGGTTCCGGCCCATCCCGAAGAAGCGGCAGGAGGAGCTCGCCCAGAGCTACATCCAGGCCCTCAACATCCGCCCCGCCAACGCCGACGCGCTCGTGCGGAACCTCTCCGGGGGCAACCAGCAGAAGGTGCTCCTCGCGCGCTGGCTGGCGATCGCACCCCGGCTGCTCATCCTCGACGAGCCCACGCGCGGCATCGATATCGGGGCCAAGGCCGAGATCCAGAAGCTCATCTACACGCTCGCCGAGAACGGCATGAGCGTGGTGTTCATTTCGGCCGAGCTGGAAGAGGTGCTGCGACTGTCGCACCGTGTGGCCGTGCTGCGCGACCGGCGCCTCGTCGCCGACATCGAGAACGACGGCATCACCGTCGACGCCCTGCTCGCGCTCATCGCCGACGGCTCGGTGGCCGACGACCCCGTCGCAGGGGACTCCGTCGCCGACGATGCCACGGATGCGCCCCCGGCCACCGCAGGCAAGACCACCACCCCGCCCCTCCAGACCACGGGAGACCCACGATGA
- a CDS encoding ABC transporter permease translates to MNALLLRIVSSRLFWPVVMLLVLVAINVIAFPGFLTITVKDGHLFGSVIDILRNGAPTLIIAVGMTLVIATRGIDLSVGAVAAISGAVACSILLGSSDPGSFGTVAVAVVVALLIALVLGVWNGFLVSVIGIQPIIATLILMTAGRGVAMLITEGQILTVDSAPFKALGSGFWFGLPVAVVIGAGIFALAALLTRRTALGMLIESVGINPEASRQAGVRARGLLFTVYTFCALSAGIAGLILTANQTAADANNTGLFIELDAILAVVIGGTSLAGGRYSLAGTLIGALVIQTLVTTVYTVGIPPIITMVFKAAVVTAVCLLQSPATNAAFARMRQRVAARSARVKEAAAS, encoded by the coding sequence ATGAACGCCCTCCTCCTCCGCATCGTGTCGAGCCGGCTGTTCTGGCCGGTCGTCATGCTGCTCGTGCTGGTGGCGATCAACGTCATCGCCTTCCCCGGCTTCCTCACCATCACCGTGAAAGACGGGCACCTGTTCGGCTCGGTCATCGACATCCTGCGCAACGGCGCGCCGACGCTCATCATCGCGGTGGGCATGACGCTCGTCATCGCGACGAGGGGCATCGACCTCTCGGTCGGCGCCGTCGCCGCCATCTCGGGAGCCGTCGCCTGCTCGATCCTCCTCGGCTCCTCCGACCCCGGCTCCTTCGGCACAGTCGCCGTCGCCGTCGTGGTGGCCCTGCTGATCGCACTCGTGCTGGGCGTCTGGAACGGGTTCCTGGTGTCGGTGATCGGCATCCAGCCCATCATCGCCACCCTCATCCTCATGACGGCGGGGCGAGGCGTGGCCATGCTCATCACCGAGGGGCAGATCCTCACCGTCGACAGCGCGCCGTTCAAGGCGCTCGGCTCGGGCTTCTGGTTCGGGCTGCCCGTCGCTGTGGTCATCGGCGCAGGCATCTTCGCGCTCGCCGCGCTGCTCACCCGGCGCACCGCGCTCGGCATGCTCATCGAGTCGGTCGGCATCAACCCCGAGGCCAGCCGCCAGGCCGGCGTGCGGGCGCGCGGCCTGCTGTTCACCGTGTACACCTTCTGCGCGCTGTCGGCCGGCATCGCCGGCCTCATCCTCACCGCCAACCAGACGGCGGCGGATGCGAACAACACCGGCCTGTTCATCGAGCTCGACGCCATCCTCGCGGTGGTGATCGGCGGCACCTCGCTCGCCGGGGGCCGCTACTCGCTCGCGGGCACGCTGATCGGGGCGCTCGTCATCCAGACCCTCGTCACCACGGTCTACACGGTGGGCATCCCTCCCATCATCACCATGGTGTTCAAGGCCGCCGTGGTCACCGCCGTGTGCCTCCTCCAGTCGCCCGCCACCAATGCCGCGTTCGCGCGGATGCGTCAGCGCGTCGCCGCGCGAAGCGCCCGAGTCAAGGAAGCAGCAGCATCGTGA
- the yjfF gene encoding galactofuranose ABC transporter, permease protein YjfF: MTSTLERPTTGAPAGRSGIRSPRRPLDRVRDLLTSPKSGPVLVTAVLFVAVFVAGGIRYKGFFSGQVFLNLFVDNSYLIVLAVGMTFVILTGGIDLSVGAVVALSTMIAASLLQTGWSPGAVIPLILVLTSVLGLLVGLMIHIFKVQPFIATLAAMFLARGLCYVISKDSISITEPAFVALAVTRIPLGGGLSITPSVVIALVVVVVAVWVLGFTRFGRTVYAIGGSEQSGMLMGLPVARTKVIVYVVSGFCSGLAGVLFSFYTLSGYPLTAIGTELDAIAAVVIGGTLLTGGYGFVLGSVLGVLVLGVIQTIITFEGTLSSWWTKIFIGALLLVFIILQKVLTARRR; this comes from the coding sequence GTGACGTCGACCCTTGAACGACCCACCACCGGTGCGCCCGCGGGGCGCAGCGGCATCCGTTCCCCCCGCCGCCCGCTCGACCGCGTGCGCGACCTGCTCACGAGCCCCAAGTCGGGCCCGGTGCTCGTCACCGCCGTGCTGTTCGTCGCGGTGTTCGTGGCGGGCGGCATCCGCTACAAGGGGTTCTTCTCGGGGCAGGTGTTCCTCAACCTGTTCGTCGACAACTCCTACCTCATCGTGCTCGCCGTCGGCATGACCTTCGTCATCCTCACCGGGGGCATCGACCTCTCGGTGGGAGCCGTGGTGGCGCTGTCGACGATGATCGCGGCGAGTCTGCTGCAGACCGGGTGGTCGCCCGGGGCGGTGATCCCGCTCATCCTGGTGCTGACGAGTGTGCTGGGGCTGCTCGTGGGGCTCATGATCCACATCTTCAAGGTGCAGCCGTTCATCGCGACCCTCGCCGCCATGTTCCTCGCCCGGGGCCTCTGCTACGTCATCTCGAAAGACTCGATCTCGATCACCGAGCCCGCGTTCGTGGCGCTCGCCGTGACGCGCATCCCGCTCGGCGGCGGGCTCAGCATCACGCCGAGCGTCGTGATCGCCCTCGTCGTCGTGGTCGTCGCCGTGTGGGTGCTCGGCTTCACGCGCTTCGGCCGCACCGTCTACGCCATCGGCGGCAGCGAGCAGTCGGGCATGCTGATGGGGCTGCCGGTGGCGCGCACCAAGGTGATCGTCTACGTGGTGAGCGGCTTCTGCTCCGGCCTCGCGGGCGTGCTGTTCTCCTTCTACACGCTCTCGGGCTACCCGCTCACGGCCATCGGCACCGAGCTCGACGCCATCGCGGCTGTCGTCATCGGCGGCACGCTGCTCACGGGCGGCTACGGGTTCGTGCTCGGGTCGGTGCTCGGGGTGCTGGTGCTCGGGGTGATCCAGACCATCATCACCTTCGAGGGAACGCTCTCGTCGTGGTGGACCAAGATCTTCATCGGGGCGCTGCTCCTCGTCTTCATCATTCTGCAGAAGGTGCTCACGGCGCGGCGACGGTGA
- a CDS encoding LacI family DNA-binding transcriptional regulator has protein sequence MTEDDKARAATIFDVARLAGVSHQTVSRVLNDLPNVRPATRQRVENAIRQLRYVPSPAARAMVTRRSRTIGLITTGSADFGPSSTALHFNETARDARYAVITAGLLEADAAHVRSAAELLVRQNVEAIVLIVQERAAVEGITGVDLGVPVVAVSSEDRGAPHRVALDQYAGARAAVDHLVGLGHRDIRHIAGPAGSMDAAERMRGWFGGLAAHGLVSREPLIGDWTPASGYAHGVRLASEGSATAVFVANDQMALGLIRAYTEAGLRVPDDLSVVGFDDIPEAAFFSPPLTTVRQDFTVLGRAAMEAVLGVLGEREGGAPEALAAAGLGVSLVVRSSSAAPAAAPPPAAGASPAQASEISSTVSPVSAAERERATSA, from the coding sequence GTGACTGAAGACGACAAGGCGCGAGCCGCCACGATCTTCGATGTGGCGCGCCTCGCGGGGGTCTCGCACCAGACGGTGTCGCGGGTGCTCAACGACCTGCCGAACGTGCGGCCGGCCACCCGGCAACGCGTCGAGAACGCCATCCGTCAGCTGCGCTACGTGCCCTCGCCCGCGGCGCGCGCCATGGTGACGAGGCGCTCGCGCACCATCGGGCTCATCACCACCGGGTCGGCCGACTTCGGGCCCTCGTCGACGGCGCTGCACTTCAACGAGACGGCGAGGGATGCGCGCTACGCCGTCATCACCGCCGGCCTCCTCGAGGCGGATGCGGCGCACGTGCGCAGTGCGGCCGAGCTGCTGGTGCGGCAGAACGTCGAGGCGATCGTGCTCATCGTGCAGGAGCGGGCGGCGGTGGAGGGCATCACCGGGGTCGACCTCGGGGTGCCGGTGGTGGCCGTGTCGTCAGAAGACCGCGGGGCGCCGCACCGCGTCGCGCTCGACCAGTACGCGGGGGCGCGCGCCGCCGTCGACCACCTGGTGGGGCTCGGGCACCGCGACATCAGGCACATCGCGGGCCCGGCGGGGTCGATGGATGCTGCGGAACGGATGCGCGGATGGTTCGGCGGCCTCGCCGCCCACGGCCTGGTGAGCCGCGAGCCGCTCATCGGCGACTGGACTCCGGCGAGCGGGTACGCCCACGGCGTGCGGCTCGCGTCGGAGGGGTCGGCGACGGCGGTGTTCGTGGCGAATGACCAGATGGCGCTCGGCCTCATCAGGGCCTACACCGAGGCGGGGCTGCGGGTTCCCGACGACCTCAGCGTCGTGGGCTTCGACGACATCCCCGAGGCGGCGTTCTTCTCGCCGCCGCTCACCACCGTGCGGCAGGACTTCACCGTGCTCGGGCGGGCGGCGATGGAGGCGGTGCTCGGCGTGCTGGGGGAGCGCGAGGGCGGGGCGCCGGAGGCGCTCGCCGCCGCCGGGCTCGGGGTGTCGCTCGTCGTGCGGTCGAGCTCGGCTGCGCCGGCGGCGGCTCCTCCGCCCGCCGCCGGCGCCTCACCTGCTCAGGCCTCCGAGATCTCCTCCACGGTCTCGCCCGTCTCGGCGGCGGAGAGGGAGAGGGCGACGTCGGCCTGA
- a CDS encoding CBS domain-containing protein, which yields MTAARDIMTPDPQCAGVGQTVAEAAMLMRDLDVGALPICGDDGRLAGMITDRDIVVRVVAEGRDPGATTVGELADGKPVTVGADDDVREAPRVMQEYQVRRLPVIDGHELVGIISQADVALSLSAAETGETVEEISEA from the coding sequence ATGACTGCCGCACGCGACATCATGACCCCCGACCCGCAGTGCGCCGGGGTCGGTCAGACCGTGGCCGAGGCCGCCATGCTGATGCGCGACCTCGACGTGGGGGCACTCCCCATCTGCGGTGACGACGGCAGGCTGGCCGGCATGATCACCGACCGCGACATCGTGGTGAGGGTGGTGGCCGAGGGGCGCGACCCCGGCGCCACCACGGTGGGCGAGCTCGCCGACGGCAAGCCGGTGACCGTCGGCGCCGACGACGACGTGCGGGAGGCGCCCCGGGTGATGCAGGAGTATCAGGTGCGCCGGCTGCCGGTGATCGACGGGCACGAGCTCGTCGGCATCATCAGTCAGGCCGACGTCGCCCTCTCCCTCTCCGCCGCCGAGACGGGCGAGACCGTGGAGGAGATCTCGGAGGCCTGA